In the Ipomoea triloba cultivar NCNSP0323 chromosome 6, ASM357664v1 genome, one interval contains:
- the LOC116022116 gene encoding ethylene-responsive transcription factor ERF017-like produces the protein MVKPEKVRNDGVSSSNSSPSSSSSSSCKYRGVRKRNWGKWVSEIRLPNSRERIWLGSFDSPEKAARAFDAALFCLRGKNANFNFPDNPPDIVDGNSMSLAQIKVAAANFANSEPPSRGHVSDPSTSLSSSSLHAESPSPSVSDGAVHQAEAEAEGGEMTETALDHGFLQRFSSLGNANNNVVTDFGYFPEFDDFSNDYYVPPMPMPDTDYVEETYDGFASQGSFLWNF, from the coding sequence ATGGTGAAACCCGAGAAAGTGAGAAACGATGGCGTTTCGAGTTCTAATTCGTCGCCATCTTCGTCGTCGTCGTCTTCGTGTAAGTATAGGGGTGTGAGGAAGAGGAATTGGGGGAAGTGGGTGTCGGAGATTAGGCTCCCCAACAGCCGGGAGCGGATTTGGCTCGGCTCCTTCgattcgccggagaaggcgGCTAGGGCTTTCGACGCCGCCCTTTTTTGTCTGCGCGGTAAGAATGCCAATTTTAATTTCCCCGACAACCCTCCCGACATCGTCGACGGCAATTCCATGAGCCTCGCTCAGATTAAGGTGGCCGCCGCCAATTTCGCAAACTCCGAGCCTCCCTCGAGGGGACACGTGTCCGATCCCTCCACTTCGCTTTCTTCGTCGTCCTTGCACGCCGAGTCGCCCTCGCCGTCGGTTTCCGACGGCGCGGTCCACCAAGCCGAAGCCGAAGCCGAAGGTGGTGAAATGACCGAAACCGCCCTGGATCACGGCTTTCTTCAACGCTTCTCGTCATTGGGGAATGCCAATAATAACGTCGTTACGGATTTCGGTTACTTTCCCGAGTTCGACGATTTCTCAAATGACTATTATGTCCCTCCGATGCCCATGCCCGACACCGACTACGTAGAAGAAACCTACGATGGATTCGCATCCCAAGGATCATTCCTCTGGAATTTCTAA